GTGTTACAAAAAGCTAAAGCACATTCATATATAATTCTTATATGATAAACCCAAGCAAcaataaatgacattttaacCCTTAGTCCACACAGATATTGGTGAAACCCATCaattaaaatgtcatttcaaGCTAAAGGCAATCAATGCTAAAGATCATACAGCTTCCATGTAACTGACCTGTGAAGCAttgcttctgtttaagaaaaaacTTAATTTAATTCATAGTATTTTTCCAATTAGTTTGTTGTATATTCTAAATAAATGTCTATCACTTGTGAATTTctgtcttttgttcatttgttgtcCTTAAGCAGGAGCTCAGCTGCTACTAGCAGCGCAGATGTTCACTAGAAAGAGTACCAGTTCTTTCCTCAGGCCACCTGGCAGTCCAGTGGCACCGCGATGATGACAATCATCATcaaaatcatcatcatcgtcgctGTGACTATGTCAGACCGACCACAGAGGCACTCAGCTCCCACAGCTTCTTGGCAGCTTCATCATCCAGACCCTGAGGGGCTGCTGTTTTAGGGGTGCAGTCGCTGTAATCAGTGCAGACtttagtgttaaacacacaACTTGATCTGTTCATGCTGAGTTGATTAAGTCACAAGAACAAGTTAATCAGTCAGATAAAAAAGGCAAGATATGCAATCAAAGGATAATTTACAAGGCAACAATGTCTTAATATTTTATACTGTTTTCTTAAAGATAATTATAGGAATTTAGATATTTATTAGTTATGTTATTACCCATATAATTTCATACAAAGACCAAAAGAGTCAGTTTTCActttatatacaaaaataacATCAAGTAGAGCCAAACCGATATTTGTTATGTGGCGATATATCGGTATGGTTGACAACTAAAACCTCCAATTATGTTATAAATGTTGATGTTACACAGATATTCCACCAGATGGCACTCCGCAACTTCCCTGTTGGCATCGATAGGAGAAGTGTAAATGAGTAACCCATGACTTGTGGTGACAACAAAGCAACATTCCAAATATGGGTATTGGTCATAAAAGTCCAATATCAGTCAGGTTCTAGTATCAGCAGTTTAAATTAAGATTAATTCATATGCTTTGTAATtgctaaaaaaaactattaaggAAAATCTTAAAATGTTCTAATTTCAAACAAGAACACTCAGAAAACGGGACTTCCTTTAAAGGGCAAAGGCTATACTaaaactttgatgttttttaattattattattattattattatcatcattttattacaacATCCTGATCTCAGCCTGTTATGGGTTCATTCTGACATCATAGGGTGTCatagtgggagaaaaaaaagaggtgtGTTGTAGAGCACTCTTCATGTTCCCTTTCATATGGAACATAATActtattatattgtatttttttccaaGGTCAACCTTGACCTTGGGCACCAACAATAAAGGTTAAGGTCAAATGTTTAGCCAACCCAGGTACTCATGCCCACCAAGACTTTGTATATTGTTTGAACTTGATCCATAAAACATTGGGggtaatataaagtttttactgACTTTCACATTTGGTACGACATTGACTAGATTTTCACCTAAATTAAATCAGCTCGAGCTGTTGTAGactgctaacaaacagacagacaaacaaacaaacagaacagattACAGACTCGCTCACTTCAGGGGGAGaattaataaatacacagactgtGGAGAAACATCAAGACAATCTATTTTTAGGGAAAGCCCTGCTTATTTTAGCAAAACAGTTCTAGATGTGAGCATGGCTCTTTAGTAGATAAATGCTAAACTGTTTGTTACACAGTGTGTTAGGTACAGTGTTAGGTacacaataaatacaataaatgaaTAGAATGATCTGGTCATTGTGATGTGAAGAGTTAATGGAAAATGATCCTCATCAGGCCTCAGATACTTTAAAATGTGCTGCCAGCATTTATATATAccctccatatatatatatatatatcctccacatcttctcgagagaagagctcgagaagatgtggagggtgaaggtaacggtggtcccagtggtaatcggagtaTTAGGTGCAgcgactcccaagctaggcgagtggctccagcagatcccgggaacaacttcggagatctctgtccagaagagcacagtcctaggaacagctaagatactgcgcaggaccctcaagccgCCAGGCCTCTggtatatctatctatctgtctatctatctataaatataaatatgtgtgtgtgtgagcatgcaaTCAgctcttgtcatttttaaaatcttgaacACATGCAGCACCACTTAAATGTCAGTCATTCACTGGTAAATGGCTGAAATGCCTGATAAGATAATGTCAGCAGTAATGAAATACTGGAAATCTGCAAAAGGTGGAAAGCTGTCAGTGTATTGCAGCTGGTTTGTGGCATTTATATTGACTGTGATTTTGTCTAGGCATTTTTTTTCTGGGCATGCACACTGACGCAGCGACCCTGCTGACATGATGATTCCTTTATTTATCATATGATCTTGACTTTCTGTCTCAAAAAGATTCCTTGTATCAAAATCTCATTTTATATTGTGCTAATCCACATTTTTATATTAGTGCTAAATTGCTACTGTAGTATGCTTACAATGTAAAAGGGGTCGCTTGTAGTTGcaaatgagtcactcaccaaacaCCCCTCACCTCTACAAAGCCTTTAAGTCTCCTTAGATAATTGCTCTGATTTTCCAACCCACAATTCTGGTCTCATCAGCTAAGCTTTCACCTGTAGCACACAGCTATTTCCTGCATAAAAGCCTCGATGAGCCTGCTCTACACTGCTCTACCAGCCCAGAAACAAACAGATGACAGTTAATAGACCAGATTAGATGGTGTTCAGAATTTAGGATTCAGCAGCTAAAAACACAGAATTGTCCCCCAGGAGTAAGACCAGAGTTAAAATGAGAGTGAATAATTATTTAACATTCACGAAAAGGTTAAGTACACGACCCCAAATGAACGTTAATGTGTCTGCTCGTtatgttttagatgtgtccgtCTAATTCACTGGATTTGAATCAGTGTTCACGCTGACATCATTTACTGGACTTGGACAACATTTTTCATGCATAGAGGAATTATCATGCTGTGGAAAAAcccacagcatgttaacacatTAGGTTTTTAAACAGTTGTGTTAACTGGACTTAATTATATTCAACAAATCacaagaacatttattttactgtacGCAGATCAACTGTGTTCCCTGTTGTCACCTTTAAAAGGCCCATTGAGAGGTTGGAGAATCCTACTAGACATGACTGACTGGCACTAAGTAGTTTCTTTATCAGTGTTATTAGAaaattttttctgcttttactaTCAGCTACTTGTAGTTTTTTAAAGTGCAAAAGCAATCCCTAACTCACGTTCCCTATCATCAAAATGAATCCAATGACTCCCGTGCAATGACGTATTCAGAGTATAAttttgaagaaaataaagaactggTATCAGATTCATTTCCTGTGTCTGCACATCCACTGAGGGAAGATATTGCATTAGACTGCACTGAGAAAGAAGAGTCCAGCTGTTTCATTGCTAATATGCTTCATTACACATTCACAATACCAGTCTCAGTAGAGTATGTTAGTGTTGTTCTCAATATGATCCATTTCCCCCACATGGGCGAGCCGAGCAATATCCCTTTTGGCTGTCTATCAATAAAGAGCCCATCTGTTGAATTACACAGACTGACCTGTAATAGAGTCCACTCTCATTTTGCAGGCTTTCCTCCACAGCGCAGTAGATGGTGGTCTGAGCTCCTTCTGTCGGATTCTTGATGAAAAACACGAAGGGCACATACAAAACCCTCTTCCACAGGGGCACTGTGGGCCAGAAGTGTCGGCCAAGCTCGGTGCGGATGACTCCAGGGTGGAGGCTATATGCTGTTACGCCAGTACCTGCAAAATGACAAGATGCAGAACACAAGTCATTACAAGGACATGAAATCCCATTCAATGTGTAACGACACATAGAAATATAGATATAAAACAGACGCAGCACCTTGCAGCCTGTTGGCCAGCTCTTTTGTAAAGAGGACATTAGCTAGTTTACTTTGAGCGTAGCTTCTCCAAGGCCGGTAATCTTTGTCCTGATTTATGTCATCAAAATGGATTTGACCTGTTGAGAGAAAGCACTTCATCCTTATTCACAGATGTGGTATTTAAcattaaatgaatataaaaggATGACATTCctgagagatttaaaaaaaacaactaattcTCTTTATATGAactagaaaaaaagaggaaaaactgcaCCTCTCTCATGCGCTAAGCTGGAGACATTCACAATGCGGCTCGGCGCTGACTTCTTCAGGAGATCTAACAGACAGTTCGTTAAAAGGAAGTGGCCCAGGTGGTTCACACCAAATTGCATTTCAAAGCCATCTTCAGTCTTCCATTTTGGACAGCTCATTATGCCTAAAGGTAGGAATATCAAAGGAAATGTATTTACCGCCTGTTAaagtaaagtgtgcgtgttagtccccatagggaaatagttcctctgcatttaacccattcacccagtgaagcagtgggcagccgccagtgcagcgcccggggagcagtgtgtagggacggtaccttgctcaggggcacctcagggtagccgttcagtggagtcgaacccccgaccttccgatcatggggccaccactctacctactgagctatccctgcctgTTAAACACGAATGCACAGTCACAAAGCTGGCATAATATGCTACATCACACCATAGTGGGTCTGATGTGATTTATACATCCACCTGCATTATTGATGAGAACATCCAGGCGCTCCTCACTTGCTAGGACATCTTTGGCAAGTTGGCGTATTGACTGTAGAGATGCCAAATCCAACTTTCTGACAATCACGCTGTCATTTCCGCTTCTCTTTTTCACTTCTTCTGCAGCTTTATTAGCTCTTTCCATGTCCCTACAAGCCAGAATAACCCTCGCGCCTGCAATGCGGGAGCAAAGTCATTACACCTGAACAGATATTAGATTATAAAATTGGATATATAAATCCTGGCAAATCACCAACCTCTTCTAGCCATGTCAACAGCAGTTTCTTTGCCAATCCCAGTGTTGGCTCCAGTGATCAGGACTGTCTTTCCATCTAAGCGGGCTTTGCTGTGACACACACCACCTGCCATCCACTTCTTCAAACCAAAAAGTCCCACTCCTGTGAAAATGTCCGCATAGTGACAGCTCTAAATCTCCACTGATCAGAGCCATCTTCACCTTCTAGAAAAGGaaacccccacccacccaaaacaaaacacaactgcacAGATTCAACAGATGTTTTAGGACCAAGATTTTCTCAAATATAAATTTCTGACCCCTTCTTCCACACCCTGAAGATAATACACTTGAATGAGTTTAACAGAAAAAGCCTTAAAGtgccttaaaataatctgagaaataattaaaactgcttttttctttgtccaaatgtgcataaatatttttttaaaacattgtcTCTCTATTTTACATAACTACAAATTGAACAAGTTTGGGTTTTGGGATGGTGATTgtgtaaaaaagtgttttttaacatctaaactaataaaaactcaaataaaAGTCAACactttcaaacaataaaaataccGGCAAACCAGTAGACACACCTATAGCATCAATTTGAGAATCCTAGGTAACTTCCTTCTCAAATTAAtaacattttcagaaaactaTTCCGCTAACCTTTAGGTTGAGTTCACTGAGATTTAAACTCATCCGAGGTatttagtagatgcacctatgtTATTAATTTGAagcatttacaaaataaactgaaatgagcaAACCTACTGGAAACGAACTGAAATTAAACAGaattaaaagcaaaagcaaaagtcaaaacgaaataaaaaataaaaacaaattagtaACTATAAAGCTATGATGGCAGACCGTGACCGTGAAAATATCAGGTTCCCtaccttttttttgtaataaataaaacaagctaGCAAACCacctaaaaaacaaatataaacaatATAGGCACATCAAACGTGTGAAAGCTCATTCAAACTGCACTGTAAAGCACCAGGCACACCTAGAACAGTGTGTTAGTGAATATTTAGTTAAGATGTTAATAAGCTGTAGCTTAACAAATTCACTTTAACTATATTCTTATAAACGTGATGCAAAATCAAAGGCACTTGTCATTTTAACGAGCACGTGGGTCCGTGCGCAAAAGGCCTACATGCTTATGCAACGTCAAGTAAACGTCACAGAGTCTGTAAAAGAGCACGAGCTAAGACAGCCATCCGTGTGCTGTTTACAGTCTACACGTATGATCAGACCATTAATGTAAATCAGTGATTAGCTATTATATGagttactttgtttttcttttaacacaCAACACCTGCTTTTGTGAAAAAGAGCCTGCGTCGGGTCACTTCATACCTGCTACTGTGACCAATGCAGTAGTTTTAGGATACTGGGAAACAAATGAGCGTGCAGCCGAGGAGGTCCGCATTGTCCCTGCTGACCCTGTTACTGTTTATGAATCTGCTTCTCTTAAAGTCCGGTTGGAGAAACGCCGGCGAACTTTCCTGCAAGCGAGACCTTACTGCCTGCTACAAAGTAAACCGCGTCAATAACAGCTACATAACAAGCGGAGCCTTTGCCCAGGAAGTACCGCCCATCGCCGCCCTACACGGGAATCCTATTGGTTCATTTTTGTCAATAGTGttagtaatatttttaagcaattttttaaaagctattgCCAAAGAAAGCAGCTAGTAAAGTACATTTTGGCTATtttagaactttttttttttttagatttttaacaAATCTGAAAAAGTTCAATGCtattaaactaaaaacaaacaaactccaaTATAACAAAATGCAATCAAATCAAACTGTAGTGGTATCTTTAGGATTTAGTAAAAACATCTTTGCTGAAACTATTATCATCTCACAACTTTCCATCTTCTCGTTTCATCTGCTCCCTCTAgaggtcaccacagtggatcatctgcctccatctcacccagCTAGCATCCTCCTTTGACACCAACCTTCTACATATCTGTATCATAACAGGCTGTTAAACATCCTCTTCAATCTTGCGGctatctttctctctcacatccCCTCAGACACTTGTCTCCACCGACACCCACCCTGCccacactctcttcttcacctctcttgtgcactgaCCACTGCCAcaccaggtatttaaactcatctactTTCACTACTTCTGCTCCTTGCATCTTTACCTTTCCACCggtctccctctcattcacacgcATGTATTATGTCTTACTtgaactttatttctttttctcagtGTCATTTGTGAATATCATAGTCCATGGAGTCTCTTTCCTGAAAGGGTGTAAAAATCAAAAAGGGTGTAAATCAGACATGATGATCCACATCTTTCTATGGCAGTAATAAAatttaataatcaaataaaaataaataaggtgtaaataagatgttttttttacactgaatgtcagctgttttttgttttgttttgtttttacaaaatacatttttgttctAAAATAAAGCCAACTGCATCTCTTAAAGCTGCATTTccatttcagctttatttaggTATCATcaactcataaaatatgcaaGGTCAATGTATGCTGGGCTCAAGATATAATATGTGCAGTTATTATGCAGTGAAGCACAGCTGGTATGCAATAAAGCACTCGTGATTTAAGCTTAATAAACAGACAAATCTATCATCTACAAGGAATACTCATAAATTGTACAGCAGATGTCGCTGTAGGCTCATCAACGCTGTCTTGGTGTATTTTTACGTGATTCTAGAAGATGAGACACATACATCACATTAGCCCTTAAACTAGGCCtatatttcatttctgttttagtCACAGTTGCCAGTCAAGCACAACAAGACGTGTTTTGAAGCTATATAAAACACCTAAGAATCACATGATATCCCAAACTCCTACGAGCACATTAAGAACTGTCTGTGCTGTTGAGTGAGCAGACAAAAGAGGAAACCCACCAGAAGCACCGAGATGACAGTAATAACAGCATCAGCCTACACTATCAGATCTCAATTAAAGCCTAATCAGAGCTGCAGTGGAGCAACTGAATCTGGAATAAAATTTTACTGTGTCAGATCAATAAGGCGTGCTTTCTCTGAACTTTAAAGCATAACACAATGAGTCTAGACAGGGACAATATAGAGAGATTTGACCTTGTAATTCTTGTGACACCTGAGAGTGAATGTTTTCACTGTGGAGAGCTGCGGAGTGTCTGTAAATCGGGGAAGCACAGGCCACAAAGTACATGTGAAAACCTAGAGGTGTTCTGAAGTGGCTGTATAAAGTGAGAGGATTAGCTAACAGCCACCTGACTGCAGTGACCATGCTCTTTATTGCAGCCTCTCATTGAATATGCAGGTCAAAGTTTTGTATTTCAGGGACAACTGAATGACATTCTTATTGCACTGACCTTCTCGACATTGTTATTACACACAGTTTAAGCCATGCTGCTTGGGTAAATACATTATTGTTAAGGCTTTAGAGGTTTTTTCAACCAGCGGAGGCCTGCTATAATCTGAAGAGCACTTTAGAGGTGACCTGGCTGTCTCTTTTACTGGCTCAATACTAAGCCCGTCATGTGACTCCTCTGCAGACCTATCTCCGAGTATGGTAACCTTCCCCTGCTAAAATTAGAGGGCCCTCTGCTGAGACATTGTGGAATGTATCTTTCCCGTACCCATCCTGGAGACAAATCAGGACCTTAATAAATTTTCATAATGACTGTGTTTTTACCTTATGTCGTGACTGCTAAATTACCAATGATTTGTCATGAAAATTGTCAAATAGAAAATATCAAAGATAAATCTGTTATGATTGAGTTTGTTTAGAGCATTATATATCTCAGTCATTGCGATTTGTGTTAATGACGTAGTACTTTTGCCTTAAAACCAAGCAGATTTATTCTGATTTAGTTATTAGGACATTACATTGTTGCTGATTATTTCAGTGGGTTTCCTCTAATATGAAGATATGATCCAGCATGTATTCTACATAATAAATTACAGGCCTACATTAGCTAGATCTTAATGAATATTGGGTGACTGTAAATGCGTAGAGCTTCAGAAattaatttaatatatttagaAAACAAACAGGTAATATTTCTACAATGACCATTAGATTGGAACTATTTTGTAACAACTGTAAAAAACTTTTAAACTCCGCATTAAGCTTTGAGTAAATGAGCCTGATGACTTTGTTTGGGTTATTATGGTTTGTACAGAAAAGAAAGCCCGCATATACTCAATATTTATCTTGCTTGCAGGCTGTGACCTTTGTGTGGATTACCCCGTAGTTCACCTTGATTCAGTCGGGGTTATCCGGTCTCTATAACGAGCCTCTGTGGTGTTTAACCGCCGTTTTGTTGCGGTCCctcctctgtgtatgtgtgactCTGACGTAGCACTCAGCGTCTCCCGCCGGGGAGGGGAGAAgggcggtgctgctgctggtgacTATATTGCAGCGAGCCGCGGAGCGTTTGCCCCCCTCTTTAGCTCTGTTTCGTCGAGCGTTCACCGCAAAGTGTTTTCGGTCGCGGGAAGACATGGCTGGATACTTGAAAGTCCTCAGCTCCCTTTCGAGATCTGCTGGAGCTGCTTTTTCCAGAAACCCGGCGGTGCTTGCGCCGGCTGCAAATTGTCAGACTTTGCAACAAAGAAACTGTAAGTGGAGAGATAGCCGGTTCATCCCGAGCATCATTATGTTGACCGTTAACTGCAGCTTGACCTGGCCTGGTGTTAA
This Astatotilapia calliptera chromosome 7, fAstCal1.2, whole genome shotgun sequence DNA region includes the following protein-coding sequences:
- the LOC113026814 gene encoding retinol dehydrogenase 13-like isoform X2; the protein is MAGGVCHSKARLDGKTVLITGANTGIGKETAVDMARRGARVILACRDMERANKAAEEVKKRSGNDSVIVRKLDLASLQSIRQLAKDVLASEERLDVLINNAGIMSCPKWKTEDGFEMQFGVNHLGHFLLTNCLLDLLKKSAPSRIVNVSSLAHERGQIHFDDINQDKDYRPWRSYAQSKLANVLFTKELANRLQGTGVTAYSLHPGVIRTELGRHFWPTVPLWKRVLYVPFVFFIKNPTEGAQTTIYCAVEESLQNESGLYYSDCTPKTAAPQGLDDEAAKKLWELSASVVGLT
- the LOC113026814 gene encoding retinol dehydrogenase 13-like isoform X1, whose product is MRTSSAARSFVSQYPKTTALVTVAGVGLFGLKKWMAGGVCHSKARLDGKTVLITGANTGIGKETAVDMARRGARVILACRDMERANKAAEEVKKRSGNDSVIVRKLDLASLQSIRQLAKDVLASEERLDVLINNAGIMSCPKWKTEDGFEMQFGVNHLGHFLLTNCLLDLLKKSAPSRIVNVSSLAHERGQIHFDDINQDKDYRPWRSYAQSKLANVLFTKELANRLQGTGVTAYSLHPGVIRTELGRHFWPTVPLWKRVLYVPFVFFIKNPTEGAQTTIYCAVEESLQNESGLYYSDCTPKTAAPQGLDDEAAKKLWELSASVVGLT